A DNA window from Eriocheir sinensis breed Jianghai 21 chromosome 22, ASM2467909v1, whole genome shotgun sequence contains the following coding sequences:
- the LOC127002130 gene encoding atrial natriuretic peptide-converting enzyme-like isoform X4 — translation MPPLLRFLAVFLLLAASLAHSLPQDGPSRNADFTFADKTRVLASRVSGRDLTRPRRQSSSQVCSSDELPCDATKCIHNTARCDGVPDCVDKTDEKNCPRCIASEWMCRDTSCIDNKKRCDGKDDCLDKSDEIGCPPTPTKCGAGEWQCRNGGCIDTTTRCNKKPDCSDDSDEEGCPVNPTSCGAAQWQCADMDCIDMKFLCDGLSHCNDDSDEQSGVCSITCTPEQVYCGGDLCAADIASCPITTTATTTTTTTTTTTPTPCAPSQTDCGGGLCAASSGGCPATTTTTTPTTTTTTTPTTTTTTTPTTTTTTPTTTTTTPTTTTTTPTTTTTTTTTTTTTPTTTLPPGCGAGQWQCRDGGCVSVEDCCDGYLQCWDGSDEENCCEAGFWTCRDGGCIYEQDRCDGYLQCFDGSDEIGC, via the exons ATGCCACCGCTGCTGCGCTTCCTGGCGGTGTTCTTGCTGCTCGCCGCCTCCCTCGCCCACTCTCTGCCTCAG GATGGCCCGAGCCGAAACGCAGACTTTACCTTCGCGGACAAGACGAGGGTGCTGGCCAGCAGGGTGTCAGGCCGTGACCTGACGCGACCTCGGCGACAATCTTCGTCACAAG tgtgcAGCAGCGACGAGCTCCCTTGTGATGCAACCAAATGCATACATAATACGGCGCGCTGCGATGGCGTCCCGGACTGTGTGGACAAGACAGACGAAAAGAACTGTCCAA GGTGTATCGCAAGCGAGTGGATGTGTAGAGACACTTCCTGCATCGATAACAAGAAACGCTGCGATGGGAAGGATGATTGCCTTGACAAATCGGATGAAATAGGCTGTCCTCCAACGCCGACCA agtgtggcgcaggcgagtggcAGTGTAGAAACGGTGGCTGCATCGACACCACGACACGTTGCAATAAGAAACCTGACTGCAGTGACGACTCGGACGAAGAAGGCTGTCCTGTAAACCCTACCA GTTGTGGCGCAGCGCAGTGGCAGTGTGCTGACATGGACTGCATCGATATGAAGTTCCTCTGCGATGGCCTTTCTCATTGCAATGACGACTCGGATGAGCAATCTGGCGTCTGTTCTA tCACGTGTACACCGGAGCAAGTCTACTGCGGTGGCGACCTTTGTGCTGCAGATATCGCAAGCTGCCCCattactaccaccgccaccaccaccactactactactactactactaccccca CTCCGTGTGCTCCGTCCCAGACTGATTGTGGTGGTGGCCTTTGTGCTGCAAGTAGTGGAGGCTGtcctgctactaccactactactactcctaccactactactactactactccaact actactactactactactccaactactactactactactcctaccacaactactactactcctaccactactactactactcctaccaccaccacaaccaccaccaccactacaaccaccacccccacaaccacTCTTCCTCCTG GGTGTGGTGCGGGCCAATGGCAATGTAGGGACGGTGGCTGCGTCTCTGTGGAAGACTGCTGCGATGGCTACTTGCAATGCTGGGACGGATCGGATGAGGAAAACT GTTGTGAAGCGGGCTTCTGGACGTGTAGGGACGGTGGATGCATCTATGAGCAGGACCGCTGCGATGGATACCTTCAGTGCTTTGACGGCTCGGATGAGATTGGCTGTTGA
- the LOC127002130 gene encoding atrial natriuretic peptide-converting enzyme-like isoform X5: MPPLLRFLAVFLLLAASLAHSLPQDGPSRNADFTFADKTRVLASRVSGRDLTRPRRQSSSQVCSSDELPCDATKCIHNTARCDGVPDCVDKTDEKNCPRCIASEWMCRDTSCIDNKKRCDGKDDCLDKSDEIGCPPTPTKCGAGEWQCRNGGCIDTTTRCNKKPDCSDDSDEEGCPVNPTSCGAAQWQCADMDCIDMKFLCDGLSHCNDDSDEQSGVCSITCTPEQVYCGGDLCAADIASCPITTTATTTTTTTTTTTPTPCAPSQTDCGGGLCAASSGGCPATTTTTTPTTTTTTTPTTTTPTTTTTTPTTTTTTPTTTTTTPTTTTTTTTTTTTTPTTTLPPGCGAGQWQCRDGGCVSVEDCCDGYLQCWDGSDEENCCEAGFWTCRDGGCIYEQDRCDGYLQCFDGSDEIGC, from the exons ATGCCACCGCTGCTGCGCTTCCTGGCGGTGTTCTTGCTGCTCGCCGCCTCCCTCGCCCACTCTCTGCCTCAG GATGGCCCGAGCCGAAACGCAGACTTTACCTTCGCGGACAAGACGAGGGTGCTGGCCAGCAGGGTGTCAGGCCGTGACCTGACGCGACCTCGGCGACAATCTTCGTCACAAG tgtgcAGCAGCGACGAGCTCCCTTGTGATGCAACCAAATGCATACATAATACGGCGCGCTGCGATGGCGTCCCGGACTGTGTGGACAAGACAGACGAAAAGAACTGTCCAA GGTGTATCGCAAGCGAGTGGATGTGTAGAGACACTTCCTGCATCGATAACAAGAAACGCTGCGATGGGAAGGATGATTGCCTTGACAAATCGGATGAAATAGGCTGTCCTCCAACGCCGACCA agtgtggcgcaggcgagtggcAGTGTAGAAACGGTGGCTGCATCGACACCACGACACGTTGCAATAAGAAACCTGACTGCAGTGACGACTCGGACGAAGAAGGCTGTCCTGTAAACCCTACCA GTTGTGGCGCAGCGCAGTGGCAGTGTGCTGACATGGACTGCATCGATATGAAGTTCCTCTGCGATGGCCTTTCTCATTGCAATGACGACTCGGATGAGCAATCTGGCGTCTGTTCTA tCACGTGTACACCGGAGCAAGTCTACTGCGGTGGCGACCTTTGTGCTGCAGATATCGCAAGCTGCCCCattactaccaccgccaccaccaccactactactactactactactaccccca CTCCGTGTGCTCCGTCCCAGACTGATTGTGGTGGTGGCCTTTGTGCTGCAAGTAGTGGAGGCTGtcctgctactaccactactactactcctaccactactactactactactcca actactactactccaactactactactactactcctaccacaactactactactcctaccactactactactactcctaccaccaccacaaccaccaccaccactacaaccaccacccccacaaccacTCTTCCTCCTG GGTGTGGTGCGGGCCAATGGCAATGTAGGGACGGTGGCTGCGTCTCTGTGGAAGACTGCTGCGATGGCTACTTGCAATGCTGGGACGGATCGGATGAGGAAAACT GTTGTGAAGCGGGCTTCTGGACGTGTAGGGACGGTGGATGCATCTATGAGCAGGACCGCTGCGATGGATACCTTCAGTGCTTTGACGGCTCGGATGAGATTGGCTGTTGA
- the LOC127002130 gene encoding low-density lipoprotein receptor-like isoform X1 yields MPPLLRFLAVFLLLAASLAHSLPQDGPSRNADFTFADKTRVLASRVSGRDLTRPRRQSSSQVCSSDELPCDATKCIHNTARCDGVPDCVDKTDEKNCPRCIASEWMCRDTSCIDNKKRCDGKDDCLDKSDEIGCPPTPTKCGAGEWQCRNGGCIDTTTRCNKKPDCSDDSDEEGCPVNPTSCGAAQWQCADMDCIDMKFLCDGLSHCNDDSDEQSGVCSITCTPEQVYCGGDLCAADIASCPITTTATTTTTTTTTTTPTPCAPSQTDCGGGLCAASSGGCPATTTTTTPTTTTTTTPTTTTTTTPTTTTTTPTTTTTTPTTTTTTPPTTTTTTTTTTPTTTTTTPTTTTTTPTTTTTTPTTTTTTPTTTTTTTTTTTTTPTTTLPPGCGAGQWQCRDGGCVSVEDCCDGYLQCWDGSDEENCCEAGFWTCRDGGCIYEQDRCDGYLQCFDGSDEIGC; encoded by the exons ATGCCACCGCTGCTGCGCTTCCTGGCGGTGTTCTTGCTGCTCGCCGCCTCCCTCGCCCACTCTCTGCCTCAG GATGGCCCGAGCCGAAACGCAGACTTTACCTTCGCGGACAAGACGAGGGTGCTGGCCAGCAGGGTGTCAGGCCGTGACCTGACGCGACCTCGGCGACAATCTTCGTCACAAG tgtgcAGCAGCGACGAGCTCCCTTGTGATGCAACCAAATGCATACATAATACGGCGCGCTGCGATGGCGTCCCGGACTGTGTGGACAAGACAGACGAAAAGAACTGTCCAA GGTGTATCGCAAGCGAGTGGATGTGTAGAGACACTTCCTGCATCGATAACAAGAAACGCTGCGATGGGAAGGATGATTGCCTTGACAAATCGGATGAAATAGGCTGTCCTCCAACGCCGACCA agtgtggcgcaggcgagtggcAGTGTAGAAACGGTGGCTGCATCGACACCACGACACGTTGCAATAAGAAACCTGACTGCAGTGACGACTCGGACGAAGAAGGCTGTCCTGTAAACCCTACCA GTTGTGGCGCAGCGCAGTGGCAGTGTGCTGACATGGACTGCATCGATATGAAGTTCCTCTGCGATGGCCTTTCTCATTGCAATGACGACTCGGATGAGCAATCTGGCGTCTGTTCTA tCACGTGTACACCGGAGCAAGTCTACTGCGGTGGCGACCTTTGTGCTGCAGATATCGCAAGCTGCCCCattactaccaccgccaccaccaccactactactactactactactaccccca CTCCGTGTGCTCCGTCCCAGACTGATTGTGGTGGTGGCCTTTGTGCTGCAAGTAGTGGAGGCTGtcctgctactaccactactactactcctaccactactactactactactccaactactactactactactactcctaccactactactactactcctaccactactactactactcctaccactactaccactactcctccaactactactactactactactactactactccaactactactactactactccaactactactactactactcctaccacaactactactactcctaccactactactactactcctaccaccaccacaaccaccaccaccactacaaccaccacccccacaaccacTCTTCCTCCTG GGTGTGGTGCGGGCCAATGGCAATGTAGGGACGGTGGCTGCGTCTCTGTGGAAGACTGCTGCGATGGCTACTTGCAATGCTGGGACGGATCGGATGAGGAAAACT GTTGTGAAGCGGGCTTCTGGACGTGTAGGGACGGTGGATGCATCTATGAGCAGGACCGCTGCGATGGATACCTTCAGTGCTTTGACGGCTCGGATGAGATTGGCTGTTGA
- the LOC127002130 gene encoding atrial natriuretic peptide-converting enzyme-like isoform X3: MPPLLRFLAVFLLLAASLAHSLPQDGPSRNADFTFADKTRVLASRVSGRDLTRPRRQSSSQVCSSDELPCDATKCIHNTARCDGVPDCVDKTDEKNCPRCIASEWMCRDTSCIDNKKRCDGKDDCLDKSDEIGCPPTPTKCGAGEWQCRNGGCIDTTTRCNKKPDCSDDSDEEGCPVNPTSCGAAQWQCADMDCIDMKFLCDGLSHCNDDSDEQSGVCSITCTPEQVYCGGDLCAADIASCPITTTATTTTTTTTTTTPTPCAPSQTDCGGGLCAASSGGCPATTTTTTPTTTTTTTPTTTTTTTTPTTTTTTPTTTTTTPTTTTTTPTTTTTTTTTTTTTPTTTLPPGCGAGQWQCRDGGCVSVEDCCDGYLQCWDGSDEENCCEAGFWTCRDGGCIYEQDRCDGYLQCFDGSDEIGC; the protein is encoded by the exons ATGCCACCGCTGCTGCGCTTCCTGGCGGTGTTCTTGCTGCTCGCCGCCTCCCTCGCCCACTCTCTGCCTCAG GATGGCCCGAGCCGAAACGCAGACTTTACCTTCGCGGACAAGACGAGGGTGCTGGCCAGCAGGGTGTCAGGCCGTGACCTGACGCGACCTCGGCGACAATCTTCGTCACAAG tgtgcAGCAGCGACGAGCTCCCTTGTGATGCAACCAAATGCATACATAATACGGCGCGCTGCGATGGCGTCCCGGACTGTGTGGACAAGACAGACGAAAAGAACTGTCCAA GGTGTATCGCAAGCGAGTGGATGTGTAGAGACACTTCCTGCATCGATAACAAGAAACGCTGCGATGGGAAGGATGATTGCCTTGACAAATCGGATGAAATAGGCTGTCCTCCAACGCCGACCA agtgtggcgcaggcgagtggcAGTGTAGAAACGGTGGCTGCATCGACACCACGACACGTTGCAATAAGAAACCTGACTGCAGTGACGACTCGGACGAAGAAGGCTGTCCTGTAAACCCTACCA GTTGTGGCGCAGCGCAGTGGCAGTGTGCTGACATGGACTGCATCGATATGAAGTTCCTCTGCGATGGCCTTTCTCATTGCAATGACGACTCGGATGAGCAATCTGGCGTCTGTTCTA tCACGTGTACACCGGAGCAAGTCTACTGCGGTGGCGACCTTTGTGCTGCAGATATCGCAAGCTGCCCCattactaccaccgccaccaccaccactactactactactactactaccccca CTCCGTGTGCTCCGTCCCAGACTGATTGTGGTGGTGGCCTTTGTGCTGCAAGTAGTGGAGGCTGtcctgctactaccactactactactcctaccactactactactactactccaactact actactactactactactccaactactactactactactcctaccacaactactactactcctaccactactactactactcctaccaccaccacaaccaccaccaccactacaaccaccacccccacaaccacTCTTCCTCCTG GGTGTGGTGCGGGCCAATGGCAATGTAGGGACGGTGGCTGCGTCTCTGTGGAAGACTGCTGCGATGGCTACTTGCAATGCTGGGACGGATCGGATGAGGAAAACT GTTGTGAAGCGGGCTTCTGGACGTGTAGGGACGGTGGATGCATCTATGAGCAGGACCGCTGCGATGGATACCTTCAGTGCTTTGACGGCTCGGATGAGATTGGCTGTTGA
- the LOC127002130 gene encoding low-density lipoprotein receptor-like isoform X2: MPPLRPLVVVLLLAASLAHCLPQDGPSRNADFTFADKTRVLASRVSGRDLTRPRRQSSSQVCSSDELPCDATKCIHNTARCDGVPDCVDKTDEKNCPRCIASEWMCRDTSCIDNKKRCDGKDDCLDKSDEIGCPPTPTKCGAGEWQCRNGGCIDTTTRCNKKPDCSDDSDEEGCPVNPTSCGAAQWQCADMDCIDMKFLCDGLSHCNDDSDEQSGVCSITCTPEQVYCGGDLCAADIASCPITTTATTTTTTTTTTTPTPCAPSQTDCGGGLCAASSGGCPATTTTTTPTTTTTTTPTTTTTTTPTTTTTTPTTTTTTPTTTTTTPPTTTTTTTTTTPTTTTTTPTTTTTTPTTTTTTPTTTTTTPTTTTTTTTTTTTTPTTTLPPGCGAGQWQCRDGGCVSVEDCCDGYLQCWDGSDEENCCEAGFWTCRDGGCIYEQDRCDGYLQCFDGSDEIGC; this comes from the exons ATGCCGCCGCTGCGCCCCCTGGTGGTAGTCCTGCTGCTCGCCGCCTCCCTCGCCCACTGTCTACCTCAG GATGGCCCGAGCCGAAACGCAGACTTTACCTTCGCGGACAAGACGAGGGTGCTGGCCAGCAGGGTGTCAGGCCGTGACCTGACGCGACCTCGGCGACAATCTTCGTCACAAG tgtgcAGCAGCGACGAGCTCCCTTGTGATGCAACCAAATGCATACATAATACGGCGCGCTGCGATGGCGTCCCGGACTGTGTGGACAAGACAGACGAAAAGAACTGTCCAA GGTGTATCGCAAGCGAGTGGATGTGTAGAGACACTTCCTGCATCGATAACAAGAAACGCTGCGATGGGAAGGATGATTGCCTTGACAAATCGGATGAAATAGGCTGTCCTCCAACGCCGACCA agtgtggcgcaggcgagtggcAGTGTAGAAACGGTGGCTGCATCGACACCACGACACGTTGCAATAAGAAACCTGACTGCAGTGACGACTCGGACGAAGAAGGCTGTCCTGTAAACCCTACCA GTTGTGGCGCAGCGCAGTGGCAGTGTGCTGACATGGACTGCATCGATATGAAGTTCCTCTGCGATGGCCTTTCTCATTGCAATGACGACTCGGATGAGCAATCTGGCGTCTGTTCTA tCACGTGTACACCGGAGCAAGTCTACTGCGGTGGCGACCTTTGTGCTGCAGATATCGCAAGCTGCCCCattactaccaccgccaccaccaccactactactactactactactaccccca CTCCGTGTGCTCCGTCCCAGACTGATTGTGGTGGTGGCCTTTGTGCTGCAAGTAGTGGAGGCTGtcctgctactaccactactactactcctaccactactactactactactccaactactactactactactactcctaccactactactactactcctaccactactactactactcctaccactactaccactactcctccaactactactactactactactactactactccaactactactactactactccaactactactactactactcctaccacaactactactactcctaccactactactactactcctaccaccaccacaaccaccaccaccactacaaccaccacccccacaaccacTCTTCCTCCTG GGTGTGGTGCGGGCCAATGGCAATGTAGGGACGGTGGCTGCGTCTCTGTGGAAGACTGCTGCGATGGCTACTTGCAATGCTGGGACGGATCGGATGAGGAAAACT GTTGTGAAGCGGGCTTCTGGACGTGTAGGGACGGTGGATGCATCTATGAGCAGGACCGCTGCGATGGATACCTTCAGTGCTTTGACGGCTCGGATGAGATTGGCTGTTGA
- the LOC127002130 gene encoding integumentary mucin C.1-like isoform X6: MQPLLSLVVVLLLAASLTHCASGCIASEWMCRDTSCIDNKKRCDGKDDCLDKSDEIGCPPTPTKCGAGEWQCRNGGCIDTTTRCNKKPDCSDDSDEEGCPVNPTSCGAAQWQCADMDCIDMKFLCDGLSHCNDDSDEQSGVCSITCTPEQVYCGGDLCAADIASCPITTTATTTTTTTTTTTPTPCAPSQTDCGGGLCAASSGGCPATTTTTTPTTTTTTTPTTTTTTTPTTTTTTPTTTTTTPTTTTTTPPTTTTTTTTTTPTTTTTTPTTTTTTPTTTTTTPTTTTTTPTTTTTTTTTTTTTPTTTLPPGCGAGQWQCRDGGCVSVEDCCDGYLQCWDGSDEENCCEAGFWTCRDGGCIYEQDRCDGYLQCFDGSDEIGC; this comes from the exons ATGCAGCCGCTGCTCTCCCTTGTGGTGGTCCTGCTGCTCGCCGCCTCCCTCACCCACTGTGCCTCAG GGTGTATCGCAAGCGAGTGGATGTGTAGAGACACTTCCTGCATCGATAACAAGAAACGCTGCGATGGGAAGGATGATTGCCTTGACAAATCGGATGAAATAGGCTGTCCTCCAACGCCGACCA agtgtggcgcaggcgagtggcAGTGTAGAAACGGTGGCTGCATCGACACCACGACACGTTGCAATAAGAAACCTGACTGCAGTGACGACTCGGACGAAGAAGGCTGTCCTGTAAACCCTACCA GTTGTGGCGCAGCGCAGTGGCAGTGTGCTGACATGGACTGCATCGATATGAAGTTCCTCTGCGATGGCCTTTCTCATTGCAATGACGACTCGGATGAGCAATCTGGCGTCTGTTCTA tCACGTGTACACCGGAGCAAGTCTACTGCGGTGGCGACCTTTGTGCTGCAGATATCGCAAGCTGCCCCattactaccaccgccaccaccaccactactactactactactactaccccca CTCCGTGTGCTCCGTCCCAGACTGATTGTGGTGGTGGCCTTTGTGCTGCAAGTAGTGGAGGCTGtcctgctactaccactactactactcctaccactactactactactactccaactactactactactactactcctaccactactactactactcctaccactactactactactcctaccactactaccactactcctccaactactactactactactactactactactccaactactactactactactccaactactactactactactcctaccacaactactactactcctaccactactactactactcctaccaccaccacaaccaccaccaccactacaaccaccacccccacaaccacTCTTCCTCCTG GGTGTGGTGCGGGCCAATGGCAATGTAGGGACGGTGGCTGCGTCTCTGTGGAAGACTGCTGCGATGGCTACTTGCAATGCTGGGACGGATCGGATGAGGAAAACT GTTGTGAAGCGGGCTTCTGGACGTGTAGGGACGGTGGATGCATCTATGAGCAGGACCGCTGCGATGGATACCTTCAGTGCTTTGACGGCTCGGATGAGATTGGCTGTTGA